The Aureitalea marina genome includes a window with the following:
- a CDS encoding M48 family metallopeptidase, translating into MISKRQLCLSLTFLLFLSCNTNPFTGKKTLALVPNSQIFPMAFQQYDEFLSQSNVVKGTAEARMVTNVGQKIAAAAERYLTAQGYAGYLKDYAWEYNLVNDETVNAWCMPGGKIVFYTGILPITQGEVGIATVMGHEVAHALANHGQQRMSASQLQALGAVAGNVALSNDPENVEIFNQAYGIGSQVGVMLPFSRSHESEADKIGLYLMAIAGYEPMEAVQLWERMKSNKNGEAPPEFLSTHPSDDTRISNIQGWAPEAKAEARKFGVTQFKTQ; encoded by the coding sequence ATGATCTCCAAGCGACAACTTTGCCTTTCACTGACCTTTTTACTTTTTCTTAGTTGTAATACCAATCCGTTCACGGGCAAGAAGACCCTGGCCTTGGTTCCCAATTCCCAGATCTTTCCCATGGCTTTTCAGCAGTATGACGAGTTCTTAAGCCAGAGCAATGTGGTGAAAGGAACAGCGGAAGCCAGAATGGTGACCAATGTGGGTCAGAAGATCGCGGCAGCTGCAGAACGCTATCTGACAGCTCAAGGTTATGCGGGATATCTGAAAGACTATGCCTGGGAATACAACCTTGTAAATGACGAGACAGTCAATGCCTGGTGTATGCCGGGAGGGAAGATCGTATTTTATACGGGAATATTGCCAATCACTCAAGGGGAAGTTGGCATTGCCACTGTGATGGGGCATGAAGTAGCACACGCATTGGCCAATCACGGACAGCAAAGAATGAGCGCCAGCCAGTTACAGGCCTTGGGAGCGGTAGCAGGGAATGTTGCCTTGAGCAATGATCCGGAGAATGTAGAGATCTTTAATCAGGCATATGGTATTGGATCCCAGGTAGGGGTGATGCTTCCATTTAGTCGAAGTCATGAATCTGAAGCAGATAAAATTGGTCTTTACTTGATGGCCATTGCAGGTTATGAACCTATGGAAGCTGTTCAGCTCTGGGAACGTATGAAGTCAAATAAAAATGGGGAAGCTCCACCGGAATTCCTCAGTACTCACCCATCTGACGACACCCGGATCTCTAACATTCAAGGTTGGGCGCCGGAAGCCAAGGCTGAAGCCCGTAAGTTTGGTGTCACCCAATTCAAAACTCAGTAA
- a CDS encoding head GIN domain-containing protein, translating into MKTTIKTILCTLLIVGGTSSVFAQWGSKKVTGNGNVTTKTVNTGSYDAVKGVGSMDIHLERGTEGAVQVTTDDNLHEYLDIQVKGSSLVIATKKGYNLKTKKGIHVTVPFQDISEVALTGSGDIDTKDTIDSQNMAISVTGSGDVILDINSGKAKVRVTGSGDIELSGKTVDLDLAISGSGDYKGFGLEAQNTDVSISGSGDAKVVANSSIIARVAGSGDIEYRGNPEQSDTKASGSGSITSNN; encoded by the coding sequence ATGAAAACCACGATCAAAACCATCCTTTGTACCCTGCTTATAGTAGGAGGAACCAGTAGTGTATTTGCCCAATGGGGCAGTAAGAAAGTGACCGGAAATGGTAATGTAACCACCAAAACCGTCAATACCGGAAGCTATGATGCCGTGAAAGGTGTTGGTTCTATGGACATCCATTTGGAAAGAGGAACTGAAGGCGCAGTACAGGTGACAACAGACGACAACCTGCACGAGTACCTGGATATCCAGGTCAAGGGTAGTTCCCTGGTCATCGCGACCAAAAAAGGTTACAATCTGAAGACCAAGAAAGGAATCCATGTAACTGTTCCCTTCCAGGACATCTCGGAGGTAGCTCTTACGGGTTCGGGAGACATCGACACTAAAGACACCATCGATTCCCAAAACATGGCTATAAGTGTTACTGGTTCTGGAGATGTCATCCTGGATATCAATTCTGGTAAGGCCAAAGTAAGAGTGACCGGTTCTGGCGATATAGAATTAAGCGGGAAAACCGTAGACCTTGACCTTGCAATTAGTGGTAGTGGCGATTATAAAGGTTTTGGCCTTGAGGCCCAGAATACAGATGTATCAATTTCAGGCTCCGGAGATGCCAAGGTAGTTGCCAATAGCTCTATTATTGCACGTGTGGCAGGATCTGGTGATATTGAATACAGAGGTAACCCGGAACAAAGTGATACCAAAGCTTCCGGTTCAGGTAGTATCACCTCAAACAACTAA
- a CDS encoding RNA polymerase sigma factor, which produces MFLTLTKQNIESLLVLCQDGNQLAQLEVYNRYQRAMYNTALRIVKDIAEAEDVMQESFLTAFQKLDTYKGEASFGAWLKRIVVNNSIAQFRKAQRISTVSDENIPLAADEANDGLDAEDYAQVQVSQLMETMNELHHSYRQILSLHFVEGFDYEEICQIMDISYANCRTMISRAKESLRKKLIIHHE; this is translated from the coding sequence ATGTTTTTGACACTAACCAAACAGAATATTGAATCGTTACTTGTTCTTTGTCAAGATGGAAATCAATTGGCACAGCTGGAAGTATACAACCGCTATCAGCGCGCCATGTACAACACGGCACTACGCATAGTCAAAGACATTGCAGAGGCCGAGGATGTGATGCAGGAATCTTTCCTGACCGCCTTCCAGAAACTGGACACCTACAAAGGAGAAGCTTCTTTTGGTGCCTGGCTAAAACGGATCGTGGTCAATAATAGCATTGCGCAATTCAGAAAGGCACAGCGTATCAGCACTGTGTCTGATGAGAATATTCCTTTGGCCGCCGATGAAGCAAATGACGGGCTGGATGCTGAGGATTATGCCCAGGTTCAGGTCAGTCAACTCATGGAAACCATGAATGAGCTTCATCATAGCTATCGTCAGATACTCAGTCTTCATTTTGTAGAAGGCTTTGACTACGAAGAGATCTGCCAGATCATGGACATTAGTTACGCCAACTGCCGTACAATGATTTCACGAGCCAAAGAAAGTTTACGAAAGAAATTAATTATTCATCATGAGTAA
- the lon gene encoding endopeptidase La, translating into MARTKLITLDSLSLQEFQEDAELIPLMTPEDEDAMDKEEVPESLPILPLRNTVLFPGVVIPITAGRDKSIQLINETNRGNKIIGVVSQKEEVQEDPQLQDLNTVGTVARILRVLKMPDGNTTVVIQGQKRFEISQLTTTEPYLTATVNPVPEARPSADNEEFQAIIESIKEMALEIIKDSPNIPSEASFAIKNIESNSFLINFVSSNLNISVEDKQKLLEINDLKERALAILKHMNVELQRLNLRQDIQSKVESDINQQQREYFLQQQMKTIQEELGGNAHQVEIQELRDKAKTKDWQEEVAEHFEKEISKLERMNPQVAEYGIQRNYLDLILELPWNEISQDQFDLKRARKILDRDHYGLDDVKDRIVEYLAVLKLRQDMKSPILCLYGPPGVGKTSLGKSIAEALGREYVRMSLGGLRDEAEIRGHRKTYIGAMPGRIVQNIKKAGKSNPVFVLDEIDKLSVGSQGDPSSAMLEVLDPEQNMEFHDNFLELGYDLSKVLFIATCNSLSTIQPALRDRMEIIEVSGYTIEEKVEIAKQHLLPKQLEEHGLKSDHLKIGKRQLERIVEGYTRESGVRTLEKQIAKMVRYAAMKIAMEEKYETKVTEEIIIQVLGAPKLERDRYENHDVAGVVTGLAWTRVGGDILYIESALSKGKGQLTMTGNLGKVMKESATIALEYIKSNADLFGIDPVLFEKYNVHIHVPEGATPKDGPSAGITMLTSLVSLFTQRRVRRNLAMTGEITLRGKVLPVGGIKEKILAAKRARIKEIILCEENKRDIDEIKPRYLKGLTFHYVREMNEVLEVALLKNKVSKAKVL; encoded by the coding sequence ATGGCCAGAACAAAATTGATAACACTAGACAGTTTGTCATTGCAGGAATTCCAGGAGGATGCCGAGTTAATTCCATTGATGACCCCAGAGGATGAAGATGCAATGGATAAGGAAGAAGTCCCGGAATCCTTGCCTATCCTTCCCCTTAGAAATACCGTACTATTCCCTGGAGTGGTTATTCCGATCACAGCGGGAAGAGATAAGTCCATCCAATTGATCAATGAGACCAACCGGGGGAATAAGATAATCGGGGTGGTATCTCAAAAGGAAGAAGTACAGGAGGATCCTCAGCTTCAAGACCTCAATACGGTAGGAACGGTAGCAAGGATATTGAGGGTACTCAAGATGCCCGATGGTAACACTACCGTTGTGATCCAAGGTCAAAAACGCTTTGAGATCTCCCAATTGACCACCACCGAGCCTTATCTGACGGCTACCGTCAACCCAGTCCCGGAAGCAAGGCCTTCTGCAGACAATGAAGAATTCCAGGCCATTATCGAGTCAATCAAGGAGATGGCCCTGGAGATCATTAAGGATAGTCCGAACATTCCTTCTGAGGCTTCGTTTGCCATCAAGAACATAGAGAGCAACTCATTCCTGATCAATTTTGTGTCGTCCAATTTGAATATTTCTGTAGAGGACAAACAGAAACTGTTGGAGATCAATGATCTGAAAGAACGAGCTTTAGCTATCCTCAAACACATGAATGTGGAGTTGCAACGGCTCAACCTACGTCAGGATATCCAATCAAAAGTAGAGAGCGATATCAACCAACAACAGAGAGAATACTTCCTGCAACAGCAAATGAAGACCATACAGGAAGAATTGGGTGGAAATGCTCATCAGGTGGAGATCCAGGAATTGCGGGACAAGGCAAAAACCAAGGATTGGCAAGAAGAGGTTGCTGAACACTTCGAAAAAGAGATCTCCAAGTTGGAGCGAATGAATCCACAGGTTGCCGAATATGGTATTCAGCGGAATTACCTGGACCTGATCTTGGAGTTACCCTGGAACGAGATCAGCCAGGATCAATTCGATCTCAAACGGGCTAGAAAAATACTAGATCGCGATCATTATGGCCTGGACGATGTCAAAGACCGGATCGTCGAATATCTGGCGGTACTTAAACTTAGACAGGACATGAAGTCTCCTATTCTCTGTCTGTACGGACCGCCGGGAGTAGGTAAAACTTCATTAGGAAAATCCATAGCCGAGGCTTTGGGCAGGGAGTATGTACGTATGTCACTTGGCGGTTTACGGGACGAAGCGGAGATCAGGGGCCACAGAAAAACCTATATCGGGGCCATGCCAGGCCGGATCGTTCAGAACATCAAAAAGGCCGGTAAAAGCAATCCGGTATTTGTCCTGGATGAGATCGACAAGCTTTCGGTAGGTAGTCAAGGTGACCCTTCGTCTGCTATGCTGGAGGTTCTTGATCCCGAGCAGAACATGGAATTTCACGATAATTTCCTGGAACTGGGATACGATCTGTCCAAGGTATTATTTATCGCTACCTGTAATAGCTTGAGCACCATTCAACCTGCTCTTAGGGACAGGATGGAAATCATCGAGGTCTCAGGTTATACCATAGAAGAGAAGGTGGAGATCGCCAAACAGCATCTGTTGCCCAAGCAATTGGAAGAACACGGACTCAAATCTGATCACCTCAAGATCGGGAAGAGACAATTGGAACGCATCGTAGAAGGGTATACCCGGGAAAGCGGAGTGAGAACCCTTGAAAAGCAAATTGCGAAGATGGTTCGGTATGCGGCCATGAAGATCGCGATGGAGGAGAAGTACGAGACCAAGGTCACGGAGGAAATTATCATACAGGTATTAGGAGCTCCTAAATTAGAGCGAGACCGATACGAGAACCACGATGTGGCCGGGGTGGTTACCGGATTAGCCTGGACTCGGGTAGGAGGAGACATTCTCTATATAGAATCTGCTCTATCCAAAGGAAAAGGACAATTGACCATGACCGGAAACTTGGGTAAGGTGATGAAGGAATCGGCAACTATTGCCCTGGAATATATCAAGTCCAATGCTGATCTATTCGGCATTGACCCGGTTCTATTCGAGAAGTATAACGTGCATATTCACGTTCCGGAAGGAGCCACACCAAAAGATGGACCCAGCGCCGGGATCACCATGCTGACTTCTCTTGTATCACTATTCACCCAGCGACGAGTGCGCAGGAACCTCGCTATGACAGGGGAGATCACCCTGAGAGGAAAAGTACTGCCAGTAGGAGGAATCAAGGAGAAGATCTTAGCCGCCAAGCGCGCTCGTATCAAGGAGATCATACTCTGTGAAGAGAACAAACGAGACATAGACGAGATCAAGCCGCGCTACCTCAAAGGATTGACCTTTCATTATGTCAGAGAGATGAATGAAGTTCTGGAAGTAGCCCTGCTGAAGAACAAGGTGAGCAAGGCCAAGGTCCTTTAG
- the porQ gene encoding type IX secretion system protein PorQ — MHLRSALIVVLLLLFVRSESVAQIGGRATYQFLNLVNSPRQAALGGKTVTNYDYDPTQGLFNPAAINWEMDNQLSLNYTNYLGDVNYGTAAFAYQWDRRRTQVIHAGVTYVNYGQFDGYDELGNATDTFSGGEVALSVGHARNIAFTNFHVGANLKFISSKLEQYSSFGVAVDLGVFYLYEPWDLNITLVARNLGSQITPYENTYEKLPFEMIFGISQILPNVPIRWHFTMDNLQRWDIAYSNPNREETDLEGNTTEENINFFDEALRHMILGIELFPEKGFNIRLGYNFRRGEELRIVEQRAFAGISGGFSIKLNKLRLSYTYAKYSRAAASSHFGLNINLQ; from the coding sequence ATGCACTTACGGTCTGCCCTTATCGTAGTCCTCTTACTGCTGTTTGTTCGATCCGAATCGGTCGCTCAGATCGGGGGACGGGCAACCTATCAATTCCTGAACCTGGTAAACTCACCAAGACAAGCCGCTTTGGGTGGCAAAACTGTTACCAATTACGATTACGACCCTACCCAGGGACTTTTCAATCCGGCTGCCATCAATTGGGAGATGGACAACCAACTCTCCCTGAACTACACCAATTATTTGGGGGATGTGAATTATGGTACGGCTGCATTTGCCTATCAGTGGGATAGACGACGGACACAGGTGATCCATGCGGGAGTGACCTACGTGAATTACGGTCAGTTTGACGGTTATGACGAATTAGGTAACGCCACCGACACTTTTAGCGGAGGGGAAGTTGCTCTTTCTGTTGGTCACGCTAGGAATATCGCCTTTACCAATTTTCATGTGGGTGCCAATTTGAAGTTCATCTCTTCTAAATTAGAACAATATTCCTCCTTCGGTGTAGCTGTGGACTTGGGCGTTTTTTATTTGTACGAACCCTGGGACCTGAATATTACCCTGGTAGCACGTAACCTGGGATCACAGATCACACCTTACGAGAATACCTACGAGAAATTACCCTTCGAGATGATCTTCGGGATCTCTCAAATATTGCCCAACGTTCCCATTCGCTGGCATTTCACAATGGATAACTTGCAGCGCTGGGACATCGCCTATTCCAATCCCAATAGGGAAGAGACCGATCTGGAAGGTAATACCACCGAAGAGAACATCAATTTCTTTGACGAAGCCCTAAGGCACATGATCCTGGGAATAGAATTGTTTCCGGAAAAAGGATTCAACATTCGTCTGGGATATAATTTTAGAAGGGGGGAAGAACTGAGAATTGTTGAACAACGGGCGTTTGCAGGCATAAGTGGAGGGTTCTCTATTAAGCTAAATAAGCTCAGGCTGAGTTACACCTATGCAAAATACAGCCGGGCCGCTGCTTCCAGTCATTTCGGATTAAATATTAATTTGCAGTAG
- the cmk gene encoding (d)CMP kinase codes for MGRITIAIDGHSSTGKSTVARQLAHKLGYIYVDSGAMYRAVTYFALQNGLVDHDGLNEAGLVARLDEISLNFGMTDEAGKSPIILNGENVESAIRTLEVSEWVSPVATLSEVRKKMVQQQHQLGGEGGIVMDGRDIGTVVFPQADLKIFMTASAQVRAQRRYDELLARGDQISYSEVLENVTERDRIDSTREVSPLKQADDAVLIDNSEMTLEDQFQLVLKLALQKIDQID; via the coding sequence GTGGGACGAATTACGATTGCAATAGACGGACATTCTTCTACCGGAAAGAGCACGGTGGCCCGTCAATTGGCTCATAAACTGGGCTATATCTATGTAGATTCAGGGGCCATGTACCGTGCCGTGACCTATTTCGCCTTGCAAAATGGACTTGTTGATCACGACGGCTTGAACGAAGCTGGACTTGTGGCTAGGCTAGATGAGATTAGTCTTAATTTTGGGATGACCGACGAAGCGGGTAAATCCCCTATCATTTTGAACGGTGAAAACGTCGAATCCGCTATCCGGACCTTGGAAGTGTCTGAATGGGTCAGTCCGGTTGCAACATTGTCCGAGGTACGCAAGAAGATGGTCCAGCAACAGCATCAGCTAGGGGGAGAAGGCGGGATCGTTATGGACGGGCGGGATATCGGAACAGTTGTCTTTCCTCAAGCAGATTTAAAGATCTTTATGACGGCCTCTGCCCAAGTCAGGGCGCAAAGACGATATGATGAACTTTTGGCCCGAGGAGATCAGATCAGCTATTCCGAGGTTTTGGAAAATGTGACAGAAAGAGATCGGATCGACTCCACCAGGGAAGTTTCCCCATTAAAACAGGCCGATGATGCCGTGTTGATCGATAATTCTGAGATGACCCTGGAGGACCAATTCCAATTGGTTTTGAAACTGGCCCTCCAAAAGATCGATCAGATCGATTAG
- a CDS encoding amidohydrolase, which produces MKRLVILLLALFTTMSWAQKKVSKTKAAVMQSVDAHSDKLIEISDAIWANAEIAFQEEKSAEVLASYAEANGFTVERGVAEIPTAFTATYGSGSPVISILGEFDALPGISQKAQPTKEPLEAGAGGHGCGHNMFGTASLGAAIAIKELMDAGKIKGTIKFLGTPAEEKFFGKLWMIEAGLWNDVDVNISWHPGAETKADVQSSLALVDFIVEFYGQAAHAAGDPWNGRSASDALELYTSGINYYREHVKPTVRMHYHIQDGGQVVNVVPDYSKLWVRVRNSDRKGMMPVYEHVMKMAEGAAIMANVDYKVSLVSGLHEVLVNRKGGEIMQGNLEILGDIEYTEEEIAFGKKIQEETGKPQVGMDSKVRPLEATKENPGGGSTDVGDVSWNVANINLSATVAPKDTPWHSWAVVACGGMSIGHKGMLYATKAMAMTMVDLFEDPKKVEAVKAEFKERKGDYQYKAIIPEGPPPIGKN; this is translated from the coding sequence ATGAAAAGACTAGTAATCCTGTTATTGGCCTTATTCACTACCATGAGTTGGGCTCAGAAAAAAGTTTCTAAAACCAAGGCTGCTGTCATGCAGTCTGTAGACGCCCACAGCGATAAGTTGATCGAGATCAGTGACGCCATTTGGGCCAATGCCGAGATCGCCTTCCAGGAGGAAAAATCGGCCGAAGTTTTGGCCAGTTATGCAGAGGCCAACGGATTCACAGTAGAACGTGGTGTAGCCGAGATACCTACTGCATTCACTGCTACTTATGGTAGCGGTTCACCGGTTATCAGCATACTGGGTGAGTTTGACGCATTGCCGGGCATTTCGCAAAAGGCCCAGCCTACTAAGGAGCCACTAGAGGCCGGAGCAGGCGGACATGGTTGTGGGCATAATATGTTTGGAACTGCCAGTTTGGGTGCCGCCATCGCCATAAAAGAGTTGATGGATGCTGGTAAGATCAAAGGGACCATCAAGTTCCTGGGGACCCCTGCAGAAGAGAAATTCTTTGGCAAGCTCTGGATGATCGAAGCCGGATTGTGGAACGACGTCGATGTAAACATCAGTTGGCATCCAGGCGCCGAAACCAAAGCAGACGTTCAGAGTTCACTGGCGCTGGTCGACTTTATCGTAGAATTCTATGGCCAGGCTGCTCACGCAGCTGGTGATCCATGGAACGGCCGTAGCGCGAGCGACGCTTTGGAGTTGTACACTTCCGGGATCAATTATTACAGGGAACACGTAAAACCAACGGTAAGGATGCACTATCACATTCAAGATGGTGGTCAGGTGGTCAATGTAGTGCCAGATTACAGTAAACTCTGGGTAAGGGTTAGAAATAGTGATCGTAAAGGCATGATGCCGGTCTACGAGCACGTCATGAAAATGGCCGAAGGCGCTGCCATAATGGCTAATGTAGACTATAAGGTCTCTCTGGTCTCCGGTCTTCACGAAGTACTGGTGAATCGTAAAGGTGGAGAGATCATGCAGGGCAACCTGGAAATACTGGGTGATATCGAGTATACCGAAGAAGAGATCGCATTTGGAAAGAAGATCCAGGAAGAAACAGGAAAGCCCCAAGTAGGGATGGACAGCAAAGTTCGGCCACTGGAGGCGACAAAAGAGAACCCTGGTGGCGGATCCACCGATGTGGGAGATGTAAGTTGGAATGTGGCCAACATCAATCTAAGTGCAACGGTTGCCCCAAAAGACACACCCTGGCACTCCTGGGCTGTTGTAGCCTGTGGTGGGATGTCAATCGGTCATAAAGGGATGCTTTATGCTACCAAAGCGATGGCTATGACCATGGTCGATCTGTTTGAAGACCCAAAAAAGGTGGAAGCTGTAAAGGCCGAATTCAAGGAAAGAAAAGGTGATTACCAGTACAAGGCCATAATTCCTGAAGGACCACCACCTATTGGAAAGAACTAA